The proteins below are encoded in one region of Oncorhynchus clarkii lewisi isolate Uvic-CL-2024 chromosome 33, UVic_Ocla_1.0, whole genome shotgun sequence:
- the LOC139392619 gene encoding argininosuccinate lyase has translation MASADGSKLWGGRFVGDTDPIMEKFNASIAYDKRMWDADIRGSKAYAKALEKAKLVTAEEKDNILHGMDQIHDEWAKGVFEVKPGDEDIHTANERRLKELIGEPAGKLHTGRSRNDQVVTDMRLWLRDAISILKGNALQLITTMVERAAVEIDVLFPGYTHMQRAQPIRWSHWILSHAVALSRDVEQLQEINRRVNVLPLGSGAIAGTPFNIDREMLRQELAFDDISINSMDATGQRDFIAEFLFWASLCLTHLSKMAEDLMLYSTKEFSFLTLSDAYSTGSSLMPQKKNADSLELIRSKAGRVFGRCAGFLMTLKGLPSTYNKDLQEDKEAMFDCFDTVHAVLQVTTGVVSTLKINPSVMEAALSPDMLATDLAYYLVRKGVPFRDAHGISGKAVFLAESKSIPLNQLTVEDLRTASPLFSSDVSAVWDYSSSVEQYSAPGGTAKSSVAAQVEHMRTWLKKQVQ, from the exons ATGGCGAGTGCAGAT GGGAGTAAACTGTGGGGAGGTCGGTTCGTGGGTGACACCGACCCGATCATGGAAAAATTCAACGCGTCCATCGCCTACGACAAGCGGATGTGGGACGCAGACATCCGTGGCAGCAAGGCATATGCTAAAGCCCTGGAGAAGGCCAAGCTGGTCACTGCAGAGGAGAAGGACAATATCCTACATGGGATGGACCAG ATCCATGATGAATGGGCCAAAGGTGTTTTTGAGGTCAAGCCTGGAGATGAGGACATCCACACAGCCAATGAGCGCAGACTAAAG GAGCTGATAGGTGAGCCAGCTGGGAAGTTACACACTGGTAGGAGCAGAAATGACCAG GTGGTAACAGACATGAGGTTGTGGCTGAGGGATGCTATCTCCATTCTTAAGGGAAACGCTCTCCAACTCATCACAACCATGgtggagagagcagcagt AGAGATTGATGTCCTGTTTCCTGGGTACACCCACATGCAGAGAGCTCAGCCAATCAGATGGAGCCACTGGATTCTGAG TCATGCGGTGGCCCTGAGCAGAGACGTGGAACAGCTTCAGGAGATCAATAGACGAGTCAACGTGCTCCCCCTGGGAAG TGGAGCAATAGCTGGAACTCCATTCAACATCGACAGGGAAATGCTGCGTCAAG AGCTGGCCTTTGATGACATCAGCATCAACAGCATGGACGCCACAGGCCAGAGGGACTTTATTG ctgaGTTCTTGTTCTGGGCATCTCTGTGTCTGACGCACCTCAGTAAGATGGCAGAGGACCTGATGCTCTACAGCACTAAGGAGTTCTCCTTCCTCACACTCTCTGAcgcatacag cacaggCAGCAGTCTGATGCCTCAGAAGAAGAATGCTGACAGTCTGGAGTTGATCAGGAGTAAAGCTGGCCGTGTCTTTGGCAGA tgtgcaggCTTTCTGATGACCCTGAAGGGCCTGCCAAGCACCTACAACAAAGATCTGCAG GAGGATAAGGAGGCCATGTTTGACTGCTTTGACACGGTACACGCTGTGCTGCAGGTCACCACAGGTGTCGTGTCCACTCTAAAG ATCAATCCCAGTGTGATGGAAGCTGCCCTCAGTCCTGACATGCTGGCTACTGACCTGGCCTACTACCTCGTCAGAAAGGGG GTGCCGTTCAGAGATGCtcatggtatctcaggtaaagcTGTGTTTCTGGCTGAATCCAAGAGCATTCCCCTGAACCAACTCACTGTGGAGGATCTGCGGACTGCCAG CCCTCTGTTTTCTAGTGATGTGTCTGCAGTGTGGgactacagtagcagtgtggagCAGTACAGTGCCCCCGGTGGCACGGCCAAGAGTAGCGTGGCAGCACAGGTGGAGCACATGAGGACCTGGCTGAAGAAACAGGTCCAGTGA